Genomic window (Capsicum annuum cultivar UCD-10X-F1 chromosome 10, UCD10Xv1.1, whole genome shotgun sequence):
cccttagacttaatacacattgacatttgtgatatgaagtcaacaccatcacgtggtgggaaaaagtatttcataacttttattgacgattgcactagatactgttacatctacttgctaaatagtaaggatgaagcaatacaTGTATTTAgacaaacaaagttgtgtctgacaggttcaacattgtcaattatccaacccattctcatgttgtagacaatatttagtaaacaaggataagacttaaggtgaaaagtcttttaatgattatctaaatttggcagatttgaccaaatagtttaatctataggatataggaatcacctatgtgagggcgaagtggaagccgcttcaaggagaatgttagtaaaagcctattctctaagctctcataaaaccgagacgtgttcatggctgaaaagaacaaaatcgtgagaaccataaacgataaaaggatggttgtgtgacatgtgttgtctaggtgtacactaaagctcgacggttcaaagatatcaaatctaccgattaaccgagtgcatccgatgcatgttcactacgaaaagttcaaaggaaaacccacttatcctcCAGTTATATGCATGCATAACACTGTTTCAAACTGATGTTTCTGAGAGATGCACTGTTTCAAACTAATGATTCAGAAGGATGGAgtccttcaacgaaatgacatACTGATTCATAAAATGGACTGCCTGTTcagaaaagatgcaatctttggacgaacagacatgattTTCAGGAAAGTTAGGTTTATATACGAAATTTTTCTGAagtaaaaactctcttcttgccttaaaaacattctgtgtgatcaatcaaactgttgagtgagttcataGAATCcgacaatttgaggtaccactattgttcggattgtaggccattttatcctaggaggaagattccataaccttgggtacagtgaggggaattatttcttaGTGATACTCCGTAAAGTCAGAGGACTTGgccttaaattttgtttcatctattttctaaaatttaacacacttcttggatagattattaagtaattttgtgttgaaggtgttaaagaactttaaaggtgttcttgtttatacatgaactATTGTTGAGGTTGGTGCTGTAATTATACAGATTCCTGTACCCGAAAGTACATAAAATAACATATGATTATGCACATGTTTCATCTAATGGTAATTTTTATAGATATGGGTCTCATCAAACCCAAGAGGGGCAGAAAAATTACCTCCAGGGCTCGTTGCTTCCGAGTCTGACTACTATCTCCGGAGATTGTGGGGAAACCCCAGTGAGGTATGTGTTCTGTTTATATTTGCAAACCTTAAGAATGAAGATAGTTTACTCATAAATACAGAATAACACATTGGGAAGAGGAAGCTTCTTATCATATTTTATCTGCAGGATCTGCCCAACAAGCCAAAATGTCTAGTAACATTTACTGTTGGTATTAAGCAGAAGTATAACATTGATGCTTGTGTAAAGAAGGTATATcagtttattttttcttttatagggACCTTCTCTCCCTCTCTCTATATTTCTAATCTCTCTTCATCATGATCATTTCACCTGTGCAGTTCTCAGATGACTTCACAATTCTTCTTTTTCACTATGATGGAAAGACAAATGAATGGGATGAATTTGAGTGGTCACAACGAGCCATCCACATAAGTGCTCGGAGACAAACAAAATGGTAAGTAATATGACAATGTAGCTTTGGACTGGAACTGTGATCAACTTTAAGTGTTCCTTTAAATCATGTTAGTGACAAGAACTTTACCTCTTTATAAGGTGGTATGCGAAAAGGTTTCTGCATCCAGACATTGTTGCCCCATATGACTATATTTTTATCTGGGATGAAGACCTAGGAGTTGAGCATTTTGATGGCATGGAGTAAGTATCGAGTTTCTGTATAATTAACAACTTGTTTGACccaatatctttatttttctgaatCAGCCCGTCCTGTCAACCCCAGGTACATTAAACTAGTAAAGAAGCACGGTTTGGAAATTTCACAGCCAGGTTTGGATCCCAGGAAAGGAACAACATGGCCAATGACAATTAGAAGAGAAAATAGTGAAGTTCACATGTAAGTGCGAGGAATCCCATGATATTATTTATCCGTGAATACTATTTCATTCTCCTCTTTTTAAATGTTATATACTTGTTGATGATTTCTAtctgtttattcttgttttatctGGTTAGGTTATCTGAAAATAAATCAGGCAAAAGATGCTCAGACCCCCATTTGCCTCCATGTGCAGCGTATGAATAGTTCTCCTGTtagttgttttgttttatttgttaaAGTTATCCTTACCACGTACATTCTCTATTTTCAGATTTGTAGAGATTATGGCTCCTGTCTTTTCCCGAGATGCATGGCGTTGTGTGTGGCATATGATTCAGGTATTGCACCTTGCACATAAAACAAAGGAAAGGTCATAGACATTAGTGCTTTGTTAAGATTGACTCTACTATTTTGTCACATGTAGAATGACTTGATCCATGGTTGGGGACTTGACTTTGCCCTTCATAAATGCGTTGAGGTAAGCTCAGCTCTTCCAATGAATTCGATCTCTTGGCTACTCTCATTCATATGCATTTGTCTTAGTACCAATTTACTCAAAGTCACTGAAGTGTACATTCTCTTTTGAAGCCTGCTCATGAGAAAATTGGAGTTGTAGATGCTCAATGGATTATTCACCAAAGTGTCCCTTCCCTTGGAAATGAGGTAACAATTGAAGTGaatgtatcattggaaagcttgaCAAACTTTAGACAATCTAATTCATGTATTGTTAATGGTATTACTTAATATTTTGTGTGGTAGGAAATTTAGccaatgtataactaatacatttaTCACTTATACACTCTATTTCGTGTTATAGGCTATATATCTAATATATAGCAAGCCATAATATTAACAATACATGGTCTACTAATACATGGATAAGCATGGGGAAAGAAGAACTTCCTTAATACATAAAATCAAatgttaaaagaaaataatcccaacataactaatcccaacattactaatacattctaTCCAGTACTATTCCTATACATTTTACTAACCGACCACTTAATTTTCTCCTTATCTATTGTATACAGGGGCAAGCAAAAAACGGGAAGGCTGCGTGGCGAGGGGTAAGCAATTCTCTCTTACATTTGTCATACTGCTTAACCTATTATGTCTGTTTAGCTACTTTGTGTTTCATCCTCTGCACTTCAATACTTGATGTGTGACTAATTGAGCTTGTGTTTGTTGTGGCAGGTGAGAGAGAGATGTGAAAAGGAATGGTTAATGTTTCAATCTAGGGCAGAAAATGCACAGAAAGACTATCACAAGTCAAATGGAATAGATACTTCTAATTTCACTTACAATCCAAATGGAATGGATCCTTCCAAATTCATATCTCATTCATCCAATAGAGTCTAGGCAATATTACCTGTAGACTGTAGTAGTCACAGTTGTTAagattcattaaattttttaaactgaAGAATATAATCAAGTTATCTTCAATAGAGTATTACATGATCACAAATGCACTTATCCAAACAAGTTCAAGAAAATACATAatgtaaaatttgatttttatggtTATATATCGCATATTAAGATTTCCCCATGATCGCTGCTTCAATTCTCATTCATTGTAATACTTTTCTATTTAAAGATTTGgttaaatttccattttccaaatttCTTTCCAACCCTTTTTGGGTTAACAGAGATggattatattaatataatagtAGTTCTACAAAAAGAGAGAAATTCAGCTTGGGTTATATGTTACAGACAGAGGGTTTATGCCTTCAATTAAATCATTATACCTAGAAATAGTTCTTTTAAAAACAGTTCCAATCATGTCTACCCAAGTTTTTTTTTCGAGCACACATAGGAGGAACTTGGAATATTCTTGTTTCATCAAAAAAATCTGAACCTGTACCTAGTTTGCAAGAGAGTCGGCAACACTGTTCTGCTCTCTTAAAACATGTTGTATTATGGGGTTGCCTAGGATGTGCAACTTTGACCTACattcatcaataatcatattataaATAAAGGTTCCCATTTTTTAGCATTAGAATCACCTATATAGATTCAATGTTAATCTCAACAAGCGTCAAATTATTTAGGTTCAGAGTTTTAAGCCCTCATGAAGGACTCCATTTGGTTATTTGTGGCCCTGATAATGAGAAAGCTTTTGGAGAAGCCAGTGATTCATTGTCCATTGGCATCCCTAACTACTTCACCCATCCCACCCCTTCCCCGATTTCCCAGGCAAGAACCATCTGTGTTCAACTTAAACCAGCCCTCCGGAGGGTGATTCCACTTGACAGAAATGGTGGTCCTGAGTCTATAGTTAGAGTTGTATTTAGTAATGCACCTGAATTCAATATCCTCAGTGTAGGCATTGGTGTTGAATGGCTTGTCTTTCCTATAGTTAAAAACATTGTTGTTCCTAGTTTTTCAAATGGTCCAGAGGCTGAAAGGGATTAGCTCTTTCCCGTAGATCAAATTATCATAAGTGTAATGTATGATAATTTTCCAAGTGGAAGACCAGTTAGTGGGTGTGGAAATAGGAGATTGAAAGGTTGATGGCATTGATTGAATTTACTGTAGTGGTTTGCCAGAAGCCAAAGTTAGCAGGACAATCAAAAAAGATATGAATTGAGTCCTTTGAAGGATGATTGCGAAACAAACATCATGGATTGATACGCATTCCCCCATGTTGAAGATTGGAAATAGTGGGGAGGCTGttgtggaggaggatccacatgAAGAATTTAATTTTGTTAGGAATAGAGAGCTTTCAAATCCAATATAAATCAGTGCTGGTCCTCGTAtttttttcctagctaatttcatttcaagaatgtctagtattagcttttaaattgaatgatgattattccatgagcaattttcaagattttcacttttttcatatggaaaattcaataagctttccatcgatataagattcgcccaaatccaataaccgggttaGAAGTttcgactatttcaagtttccatcgtaaaacagcgccatattagtcagtggcgcgccgcgtcacaagaggaaatggcatttggaaaattccagtaggggtccgcaattatggcgagtcgcgccagggcccaaatatAGAATTGTCCCTTTTTTAGTGTCTCAACTCGATTTTCCCCGCATAGcgctaaagttccaggtcacatAGGAAaaggcaacgcgatggctccgcgtcgcgccaggggcccagtttgggaaaattttactgaattACAAGACGCatctaagggttaaaagggtcaattttctgcccctatttaaacccaataacacgtgatttagctattcttcacccaaaatatactagtttatctcaagcttctctcaagaacaagctagggtttctattggagatttaaattcaagaaggttttaccgtcaatcttcacgaaatcacgaactaaggtatacacagtgttcattcatggactcctttcgtccatgaagcccaataatcctttttttaaattcaagtttatgaattttcttatgaatttcatgattgggttgctcttgttcatatggataatgagaaattaaattctactccatgttgggtgataaattctatgtgggttaaattattaaagatatagattcatgcaaacctatgactaaacccttgaacgatgaaattagaattgaaccatgatgtttaattattgtacaatgatgtttacatgtaccgtgcctacaatatgtttgattaaatgcctagatgaaggaaaagtgcctaaccagcatgataccataaaatccccatgcatgtacaagttatgcctatcacatgttttgatgaaatgcttctataaatgtcttatggattatgatgttagttatatgttcaagtaagttaagattggtcagttttcttccatcgagtcctgggggtactcgt
Coding sequences:
- the LOC107844865 gene encoding uncharacterized protein LOC107844865 translates to MPLLCSLPTKKVVAISLLGLQLSFLTILVLLINSNSVFNMKNFGRSSNSLKSAETMRLIFSIGCGVMFGLFIGISFPTSSLTKLNITASIVSSLPIATDRDNVVSSQNGTDSLIKNQNATDQWKIWVSSNPRGAEKLPPGLVASESDYYLRRLWGNPSEDLPNKPKCLVTFTVGIKQKYNIDACVKKFSDDFTILLFHYDGKTNEWDEFEWSQRAIHISARRQTKWWYAKRFLHPDIVAPYDYIFIWDEDLGVEHFDGMEYIKLVKKHGLEISQPGLDPRKGTTWPMTIRRENSEVHMLSENKSGKRCSDPHLPPCAAFVEIMAPVFSRDAWRCVWHMIQNDLIHGWGLDFALHKCVEPAHEKIGVVDAQWIIHQSVPSLGNEGQAKNGKAAWRGVRERCEKEWLMFQSRAENAQKDYHKSNGIDTSNFTYNPNGMDPSKFISHSSNRV